In Risungbinella massiliensis, the genomic stretch AATAAATTGATTTGCTAAAACCTCTACTAACTCTTTTCGAGCTTTGATTGCTTGAGGAGTGAAAGACGGTTGTACAAGCCTTCTTAGTCTCGTATGGTCTGGTGGATCTATATTGAGTAAATGACTCATCATGATTTCTCCATAATTATCATCAAAAAGATGGTAATTTGTTTTCTCATAGAATTCATGAGGGTCTTTCATAAATCGTGGATCCTTTACTACTTCTACAGCGTGTTCATAGGTAGTAACAAACCATGCTTTATTTCCATTGGGCATGATAACAGGACAAACAGGCTTGTTTTTTCGCATTTTGGCATAATATGCGTAGGCGTTTTTTTTGAATTCTGGGGAAAAGATATTAAAATTGGTTGTCAATGATGTCACTCCTTGATGTTAGGGGAATATAATATAAAAAAATTATATCCTATTATGAAATATGAGATATCTGAAAAAGGAGGAAGCTGTTTTTAAGAGCTTATACTTGTATTTCAAACTGTTTGAAATACGGATGTTGGATAATCGTTTCAAAACTATTGTACAAGAGTGCTTCAGCCTTGTACGTATTTTTTCGACTGTTGAGAAAACGATTATTTTCGCGATTGAATTTCTCAATCTCCATTTGCTCATTAGCAAACGATTTTACTACACGGATCCCTGTTAAATACGTCCCTTATTCGCTCTTTGTTTCTTGATTTCGTTTTCCAAAAATCATATCTTCTTTTCAAGTTTCCTAAACCCTATATAAATCAAACCAACACAAATTGCTAAACCAATGATTGCAGGGACAAAGATAGATTTCCCGGCTTCTCCACCAAATGCTATACTCCAAACCATTTTACCCACTGCCATCAAAACAACTACAGATAATCCAAACAATAAACTACGCTTCCAGAAAGCTGCTCCTAAAGCAATGAATGAAACGGGGATAAGAGATGTCATCAAGAATTTTGTAAATCCCCAATCACCGCTTAAATATTCTATTTCTATCTCTAAGAATTGTTTCGCTTGTTCGCTTACAACATCAGGCTTCGGAAACCAGAACATACTTGATAGGAGCAGGAAAATGGTTCCCAAAATGCCCGCCCAACTTCTTTTGTATGCAAAATAGCAAAAAGGTATAAGGAACAATGGTCTGAAATACCAACTTAATGGGTTTTGGTGACGTTCAAAAGCCCAATCAAAAAAATTTTTATTAGTAAATGCTAAAACAAGCAATAACAAAGTGACTAACCCAAAAATTAGAGCAATTGTTTTGTCATATCGCCTTAGATTTCTTTCCATGTTATCACGCCCCATATTGGTATAAACGGTCTATTTACCTAATCCTCTTCTCATAAAGTCAACGTAATGATCAAGATTCATTATCATTCTTTGAAACTCCAAATCCTCTTCCATATAAAATATCTCATCAAAATGAACAAACAGATAACTTATAGTCCTTATAAGAAAATCCTCGGAAAATTCTTCTTTGAAGTCACCATTTTTTATTGCTTTCTTTATCATTTCTTCAAGCAATTTTTCTGTATTACTTCCTAATGTAGCCTTTGCTATATCATAAATTTTGTTACCCTTTTCTTTCATGAACATCTTGCTTAATTGGTGATACTTAGGAAAAGTCATAGCAAATTCTACACCAATCCTTCCTTGGGATTTAAACCTTTCAAAAATATCCTTTCCCTCATAGTCTTCTATATTTTCGTTAATTCGGTTACGTACAAATTCCCATTTTGATTTAGAGGCTGACTCCAACAAGAATAGATAAAGATCCTGCTTATCTTGAAAATGATAATAAAAAGTACCTTTGCTGATACCTGCATTTTTTATAATGTTATTTAGTGAGGCTTCTTTATAATTTTTTGATGTAAATTCATCTAATGCTGCTTCAAATAGTTCTGCTTTCCTTTCAAATGACTTCTCCTTCAACTTTTTCATATTCCTCCTTTTTTATCTGTAGACTACCGAGTCTAGACCACTCGGTCTATATCTAGTATAAGCATTTTAAAAATGTTTTCAATATTGTATAAAAGATGCTATGCCTTGTGTGGAAAAGAACTGCTGACACTAGACCAATGAGCAGAATGAATAGCCCCACCTACTGGTGAATAAAGACCTCAGCGTGTTGATACATAGTCTGATTGTAATGAAGACTCTACTTACATAAAGGAATAGAATACAAAAAAATAATAACCTATTATGTAATATCGGAATTAGAAGTCTCCCAAAAAAGAAAAACAGCTACTCCCTTTCGTAAGGAGAGAACTGTTTTTTTAAGAGCTTATACTTGTTATTCAAACTGCTTGGAATACAGATGTGCATATACTCCATCGCTTGCAAGTAACATATCGTGCGTACCTTGTTCCACAATGCCATCTTCCGTTAGTACCATAATCCGCCCCGCATTGCGAATAGTAGAAAGGCGATGAGCAATTACGATAGTCGTCCGTCCTTTAGCTAACAATTCCAGAGATTCCTTGACGATGCTTTCACTCTCGTTATCTAGTGCACTGGTAGCCTCATCTAAAATAAGCACTCGTGGATTCTTTAAGATTACACGAGTGATACTTAGTCGCTGCTTTTGCCCACCAGATAGTTTGACACCTCGTTGACCGATCTCAGAGTGGTAGCCGTTTGGCAAACTCATGATAAAGTCATGAGCATTGGCATGCTTGGCTGCCGCGATTATTTCTTCTTCGCTCGCTACCGGATTTCCGTAACGGATATTTTCCATCACCGTTCCCGTAAAAAGATAAACATCTTGCTGTACTATTCCGATGTTATTTCTAAGTGACTGTAGGTCGATATCACGGACGTCGATACCATCTAGTAACAACTCCCCATCTGTTACATCGTAGAAGCGAGGAATGAGTGAGCATAATGTAGTTTTTCCCGCACCAGACGGACCCACTAACGCAACATACTCTCCTGGTTGTACATGAAGCGACAGGTTTATGAAGACATTGTCCAAATGGTCTTCGTAACGAAAAGAAACTTGCTTAAACTCAATTTCACCATGTACTTCTGGCAAGGTGATAGCATTTGGTTTGTTTTCGATTGCTGGCTTCAGATTCATGATTTCTATAAAGCGCTGGAAGCCAGTAATTCCTTCTTGAAGCTGTGTACTCATATGAGTCAGTTTTTGAATCGGTTCAATCATAAAGCTGATATATAATAAAAAAGTAATCAAATCTGCTAAATCTAATGTGTTGTTAACGATATTGGTGCTACCAAAGATGATTACCGTAATCGTAATTAGTTGGATAATTGTTTCAAAAATATTGTACAAGAATGCTTCAGCCTTGTACGTATTTTTTCGACTGTTGAGGAAACGATTATTCTCACGGTTAAATTTCTCGACCTCTACTTGCTCGTTGGCAAACGATTTTACTACCCGGATTCCCGACAGACTATCTTCTACCTGTGCGTTTACGTCCCCAATTCGCTCTTTGTTTCTTCTTAATGCCTTGTTCAACATCTTATTAAAATACAATGTAAAGACACCTAAAAACGGTAGAAAACAGAAAACTGCGATCGTTAATGGGGTGTTAATATGGAACAAGATAATAAATGCTCCAATAAACCGTACGAGATATTTGATGTAGTCTTCTGGACCGTGGTGGTATAGTTCGGATAGCAGTAGCAGATCGTTTGTAATCCGAGACATAAGCTGACCTGTCTTTTCCTTATCGTAAAAGCTGAAGGAAAGCTTTTGCATATGTGCGAATAGCTCGCTACGCAGATCTCGTTCCATACGAGCACCGATTTCATGACCTTTGTAGTCCACAAAATAGTTCCCGATGTTCTGGACTGCGACTAAAACAAGCATCAGTCCACCAATCCAATACACTTCACTTAGCGCAGTGGACAAATCTCCTTCGAGAACATCTTTTGTAATATATCGAACGAGCAACGGAAACACTAAAGTCACACTAGATACGATAAAAGCGCATGCCAATACCGAAAGAAACAGCATTAAATATGGTTTGTAATAGGAGAAAAATTTTTTTACTGGAAAACGCATGATTTACCCCTTTTTTGTGTTATTTAAATACACACATATAAGGGGCACCGTATACAAATTAAGAAAATGTTTCACCCTTATATGTTTGTACGGTTTGATTCGTCATGTTTTTCATGTGAATTTCCTCCTTGTTCGTTATACTTTCATTATAGATGAATATGGGTGTGTCATTCCTAATTTTCTGTATAAAAAAATCGCACTCTTATGTGCGATAAGGTACACTAACTTCTTCTTATCTAATCTCTATCCTTCCAGAGTTTGCTCAACTTCTCCTTCACTTTTAATCGTTCATCATCAAAAGATCCGTTCTTCATCTCTCTCATCAATTGTTCCTTGCTAATTTCTCCAGCACGAAATAATCTATTTAATTCTTCACGAACCTTTTTCGGTACCCATTTCAGAATGATTGTTCACCTCCGGATTTCTGACCTCTGTCAAGATAAGCGGAAATAGCAGCTTTGTAAACAGTACCACTCGCTCCAGCTCTATTTTCTCATATGCATTTACTGGTGTTCCCGTTAGGGACAATACTCCAATACATGAGTCTGGTTCCGTTCCTGCACTAATGGGAACTGAGACCAAAGTACGATATGCACGACTAGATCTAGCCTTGCGCTCGTATTCATACTCTGAAGATTCTACATCTGGAATGTAATAGAGATCTTGCGTTCGCCATGCTCTCCCTGCTGCACTACCAAAAATAGGTGGCATATATTCTTTTACTCGATGAGTAAATCCACTAGAGTGTGTAAAATGAACGAGAAGTCCTTCTTGATTGGGGTGTTTTACGTGTATGACAATTCGCGGACTTTTCTCACGAAAATCTTTTAACGTATTAATTAAATAATCTAACAAATTATCATAGACATCATCTCGGTTTTTTAGAAAGTTAGGTTGGTCATACAAGGCGAGGGATACCTCTGAGGCTGCATACATAATCTGAGAAGTCGAATACGTCTCATCATCATATTTTTGATCGAGTTCGTCATATAGGCTCTTTAGCATTTGTGCTTCTTCTTGTGCTAGTGCAAGTTGTTCCGTCGCTGCTTCAAGCTCTTTTCGTAATAACTCATGACTCGCTACAAGTTCAGACGTTCCTTCACCCTCGATTAATTCTTGAGTTGGCTGTCCTAACCAGTTAATTTCACCTTTCCATAAACGGATTACATAAACAACAAAGACTGTAATAAGAACCCCAGCGAAAAAATAGCTTAAAAATTGAAAAAACCATCCCCCGCTCTTATCTAACTTTTCAAATAGGCTAAATAGATCTGATATCATCAACGCCTCGCTTTCTAAAAAAAGATAAAAATAAATTATGTTACTATCCTAATTATATGAAAAAAAGGAACATTTTTTCTATTGTTTCTATAAATAGGAAGAAAAAAACCGGCAAGATGAGTACTAGGACCAACTCTTTAGCCGGCTGGGTATGTATTGTTTTATCCATTCAACTTATCTTGAAAAAACTTGTTCCAATATTTACTTTCCGCTAGTGCACGGCGATCTTTAATTATTTCACCTGGCTTGGTTCCTTGACCAATCAAATAACCTAAAGGCTTGATATGGAGAAAGTCACAAATATAATAAAACTGTTCAATCACTGGTAATGCTTTTCGATGAATCTGATCTCCGCCAACCACAAGAAAAAAAGCTTCTTTTTGGGCCATAGCAGACCGCAGATCATAGTTTTTATTTCGTAGGCTCTGGGACCAGCGATCAATAAAGTTTTTTAATTGTCCAGACATTCCATACCAATACAACGGAGTCGCAAAAAATAAGAGATCATGCTCCAATACCTTTTGGATTATGCTTTCGTAGTCATCGTCTACATCGTGGAACCCAGAATCTTCATGTCGTTGATCAACAATTGGCTTTATATGATGCTCGCGTAGATGTACATGATAAGCTGGAACTCCCGTAAGAAGATGTTCCGTCAAAATCTCGGTATTTCCATGATTGCGGGAACTTCCATTCATTACTAACATTTTCATTCTGCTTCCCTTCCCTTCTCCTCATCCCATCATTCCCTATTACATAAGGAAAGAAACCACTTAGATGAGTATGATATCGGGCTGATTTCCAATTATTCCGACTCCATACTTTATTATACAGAAGAAGAAATATTTACAGACATCGCGAATGAAAAAAGAGACCCATTTTGGCCTCTTTTTAATCGATCCCTTGTTATCTAGATAAAAGCGTCTCATAAACAGATTTGTCTAAGCGCTTGATAAGAGCCTTCAAAAAGACTTTGGTTGCTTCTGCATCTTCCTTATCAATAATAGTAGAATGGGAATGAATATAACGGCCACAGATTCCAATTGCAGCAGATGGAATACCATCAGACATCAAGTGAACTCGCCCTGCATCAGTTCCGCCTCCAGGTGAAACAAATACTTGGTACGGGATATTTTCTTCCTCTGCAGTATCTAGGAGGAAATCTCTCATCTGAGGGGAGGTGATCATGGAACGGTCATAAAGACGAATTAAAACTCCTTTTCCTATTTTTCCAAAACCATCTGATTTACCGGGAATATCACCTGCCGCTGGGCCTACATCGACAGCAAAAAAAACATCGGGTTCGACGAGATTACTAGCAGTAGCAGCTCCACGTACTCCTACTTCTTCTTGTACAGTAGCCCCAGCATAAACAACATTTGGATGAACTTGGTCTTGAAGATCTTCTAATAACTCTAATGACATCCCACAACCAAACCGGTTATCCCATGCTTTACTCAAAATCCGATATCCACCCTCTAACTCTTGGTATGGACCATCTGGAATAGCTACATCTCCTAAACGGATTCCGAATTCCTCTACGTCTTCTTTAGAGCGTGCTCCTACATCGAGGAACATCTTTTTCATCGGAATCGGTTTTTTCCTCTGTTCCGCTGAAAGAGCATGAGGAGGAGTAGCGCTAATTACAGCAGGAATCAACTTCCCTGAACGAGTGAGGATTTGAACACGTTGAGAAGGTAGCGTTTGGGACCACCAACCGCCTAATCCATTAAAAACGAGTAGACCATCTGAGCGAATTCCCGTTACCATAAAACTAACCTCGTCTAAGTGCCCAGCTACCATTACTTTTGGGCCTTCTGCAAATCCTGTTTTGATTCCAAAGATACTGCCTAAGTGGTCTGATATAACGTTCTCCGATAACAAAGACAATTCTTGTTCCATGATAGAGCGAACAGGATTCTCATACCCTGGGGCTCCTGCTGCTTGGGTTAATTGTTTCATCCGATTCCAGTTAATCATG encodes the following:
- a CDS encoding TetR/AcrR family transcriptional regulator; the encoded protein is MKKLKEKSFERKAELFEAALDEFTSKNYKEASLNNIIKNAGISKGTFYYHFQDKQDLYLFLLESASKSKWEFVRNRINENIEDYEGKDIFERFKSQGRIGVEFAMTFPKYHQLSKMFMKEKGNKIYDIAKATLGSNTEKLLEEMIKKAIKNGDFKEEFSEDFLIRTISYLFVHFDEIFYMEEDLEFQRMIMNLDHYVDFMRRGLGK
- a CDS encoding ABC transporter ATP-binding protein, with the protein product MRFPVKKFFSYYKPYLMLFLSVLACAFIVSSVTLVFPLLVRYITKDVLEGDLSTALSEVYWIGGLMLVLVAVQNIGNYFVDYKGHEIGARMERDLRSELFAHMQKLSFSFYDKEKTGQLMSRITNDLLLLSELYHHGPEDYIKYLVRFIGAFIILFHINTPLTIAVFCFLPFLGVFTLYFNKMLNKALRRNKERIGDVNAQVEDSLSGIRVVKSFANEQVEVEKFNRENNRFLNSRKNTYKAEAFLYNIFETIIQLITITVIIFGSTNIVNNTLDLADLITFLLYISFMIEPIQKLTHMSTQLQEGITGFQRFIEIMNLKPAIENKPNAITLPEVHGEIEFKQVSFRYEDHLDNVFINLSLHVQPGEYVALVGPSGAGKTTLCSLIPRFYDVTDGELLLDGIDVRDIDLQSLRNNIGIVQQDVYLFTGTVMENIRYGNPVASEEEIIAAAKHANAHDFIMSLPNGYHSEIGQRGVKLSGGQKQRLSITRVILKNPRVLILDEATSALDNESESIVKESLELLAKGRTTIVIAHRLSTIRNAGRIMVLTEDGIVEQGTHDMLLASDGVYAHLYSKQFE
- a CDS encoding GAF domain-containing protein; protein product: MISDLFSLFEKLDKSGGWFFQFLSYFFAGVLITVFVVYVIRLWKGEINWLGQPTQELIEGEGTSELVASHELLRKELEAATEQLALAQEEAQMLKSLYDELDQKYDDETYSTSQIMYAASEVSLALYDQPNFLKNRDDVYDNLLDYLINTLKDFREKSPRIVIHVKHPNQEGLLVHFTHSSGFTHRVKEYMPPIFGSAAGRAWRTQDLYYIPDVESSEYEYERKARSSRAYRTLVSVPISAGTEPDSCIGVLSLTGTPVNAYEKIELERVVLFTKLLFPLILTEVRNPEVNNHSEMGTEKGS
- a CDS encoding flavodoxin family protein, which codes for MKMLVMNGSSRNHGNTEILTEHLLTGVPAYHVHLREHHIKPIVDQRHEDSGFHDVDDDYESIIQKVLEHDLLFFATPLYWYGMSGQLKNFIDRWSQSLRNKNYDLRSAMAQKEAFFLVVGGDQIHRKALPVIEQFYYICDFLHIKPLGYLIGQGTKPGEIIKDRRALAESKYWNKFFQDKLNG
- a CDS encoding M42 family metallopeptidase, with product MINWNRMKQLTQAAGAPGYENPVRSIMEQELSLLSENVISDHLGSIFGIKTGFAEGPKVMVAGHLDEVSFMVTGIRSDGLLVFNGLGGWWSQTLPSQRVQILTRSGKLIPAVISATPPHALSAEQRKKPIPMKKMFLDVGARSKEDVEEFGIRLGDVAIPDGPYQELEGGYRILSKAWDNRFGCGMSLELLEDLQDQVHPNVVYAGATVQEEVGVRGAATASNLVEPDVFFAVDVGPAAGDIPGKSDGFGKIGKGVLIRLYDRSMITSPQMRDFLLDTAEEENIPYQVFVSPGGGTDAGRVHLMSDGIPSAAIGICGRYIHSHSTIIDKEDAEATKVFLKALIKRLDKSVYETLLSR